From the genome of Dehalobacter sp. 12DCB1, one region includes:
- the gatB gene encoding Asp-tRNA(Asn)/Glu-tRNA(Gln) amidotransferase subunit GatB: MSFADKYEMVCGVETHVEMATKTKIFCGCSTEFGGAQNTHVCPVCLGLPGVLPVLNKEVVNLAIKAGLALNCEIAQFSKFDRKNYFYPDLTKNYQTSQYDLPICKSGWLDITVNGTNKRIGITRAHMEEDAGKLVHSGETITTSNSSGVDYNRTGVPLLEIVSEPDMRSIDEVLVYLEQLVQIMDYAGISDCKLEQGSVRFDINVSLRLKGAEQFGTRTETKNLNSFSSVRRCLEYETERQAEALDDGEEIIQETRTWDEGRGMTLSLRSKEEAHDYRYFPEPDLMPLVIDRDWVERIRASMPELPAAKKARLQALGLSEYDAGVIIASKAMAAFFDQALARIDDAKLLANWVMGDLSGLLKTNGRSFEDSPVSPEQLAGMLALIKKGDISGKIGKTVLEEIYNTGKDPEMIIKEKGLVQISDEGELGKIVDSILAANEKSVADYQAGKESALGFLVGQVMKATKGQANPGLVNKLLRDKLAQ, from the coding sequence ATGTCTTTCGCTGATAAATATGAAATGGTTTGCGGCGTGGAGACCCACGTTGAGATGGCTACGAAAACCAAGATCTTTTGCGGCTGTTCGACGGAATTCGGCGGAGCGCAGAATACGCATGTTTGTCCGGTCTGTCTGGGACTGCCGGGCGTCCTGCCGGTGCTAAACAAAGAAGTCGTCAACCTCGCCATCAAGGCGGGTTTGGCATTGAACTGCGAGATTGCCCAATTCTCCAAATTTGATCGGAAAAACTATTTTTATCCGGATTTAACGAAAAACTATCAGACATCCCAATATGACCTGCCAATCTGTAAAAGCGGCTGGCTGGACATAACAGTGAATGGAACGAATAAACGAATTGGCATTACGAGAGCTCATATGGAAGAGGATGCCGGAAAACTGGTGCATAGCGGAGAGACCATTACCACGTCCAACAGTTCCGGGGTCGATTATAACCGGACGGGTGTACCGCTTCTGGAAATTGTCTCGGAACCGGATATGCGCTCAATAGATGAAGTTCTGGTTTATTTGGAACAACTGGTTCAGATCATGGATTATGCCGGAATTTCCGACTGCAAACTCGAACAGGGTTCCGTCCGTTTTGATATCAATGTCTCGCTTCGCCTGAAAGGGGCCGAGCAATTTGGCACGCGGACCGAGACCAAGAATCTGAACTCTTTCAGCTCCGTCCGCCGCTGTCTGGAATACGAAACTGAGCGTCAGGCCGAAGCCCTCGACGACGGTGAAGAAATCATCCAGGAAACGAGAACCTGGGACGAAGGAAGAGGGATGACGCTGTCGCTTCGATCCAAGGAAGAAGCCCACGACTACCGTTATTTTCCGGAGCCGGATCTGATGCCGCTCGTGATTGACCGCGACTGGGTCGAGAGAATCAGAGCGTCCATGCCGGAGCTGCCTGCCGCCAAGAAAGCAAGACTGCAGGCTCTTGGACTTTCAGAATACGACGCCGGAGTCATTATTGCTTCCAAAGCGATGGCTGCATTTTTTGACCAGGCGCTTGCCAGGATCGACGATGCCAAACTTCTAGCAAACTGGGTCATGGGAGATTTGAGCGGCCTGCTGAAAACCAACGGACGCTCTTTTGAAGATTCGCCTGTTTCTCCTGAACAGCTGGCAGGGATGTTGGCGCTGATTAAGAAAGGCGACATCAGCGGCAAGATCGGCAAGACTGTGCTGGAAGAGATCTATAACACCGGCAAGGATCCGGAGATGATCATTAAAGAGAAAGGACTTGTCCAGATCAGCGATGAAGGCGAACTCGGGAAAATCGTGGACAGCATTCTTGCCGCCAATGAAAAATCCGTCGCTGATTACCAGGCCGGCAAAGAGAGCGCGCTTGGATTTTTAGTCGGCCAGGTCATGAAAGCGACGAAAGGACAGGCTAACCCCGGCCTGGTCAATAAGCTGCTGAGAGATAAACTGGCGCAATAA
- the nifV gene encoding homocitrate synthase, whose protein sequence is MGKVADTGLVIVDTTLRDGEQTAGVVFSNQEKLRIARMLDEIGVNQIEAGIPIMGGKELDAIKGICNLGLKASIMGWNRAVIKDIEASLSCGCDAVAISVSTSDIHIKHKLKTTPGAVLDMMIKATEFAKKHVDYISVNAEDASRSDMNYLVEFAMEAKKAGANRIRYCDTIGILDPFLTLDRIKTLRERADIDVEMHTHNDFGMATANALAGVKAGARFIGVTVNGLGERAGNAALEEVVMALKYLEEINLGFVTERFVELSEYVSRASGRILPPWKAIVGSNMFAHESGIHADGALKNPKTYEVFRPEEVGLERQIVIGKHSGTASIKAKFREYGRELTSEQADKVLKHVRSLAVDMKRSLFDKELIYIYKDLYGNE, encoded by the coding sequence ATGGGAAAAGTAGCGGATACCGGATTGGTGATTGTGGACACCACCCTGCGCGACGGGGAACAGACCGCCGGGGTTGTCTTTTCCAATCAGGAGAAATTAAGGATTGCCCGGATGCTCGACGAGATCGGGGTTAACCAGATCGAAGCGGGAATACCGATTATGGGCGGCAAAGAACTTGATGCCATCAAAGGCATCTGCAACCTCGGACTGAAGGCCAGTATCATGGGCTGGAACCGCGCCGTGATCAAGGACATTGAAGCATCACTGTCTTGCGGCTGTGATGCCGTGGCCATTTCCGTATCGACCTCAGACATTCACATCAAACATAAATTAAAAACCACGCCCGGTGCAGTTCTGGACATGATGATCAAAGCAACGGAATTTGCGAAAAAGCATGTCGATTATATCTCCGTCAATGCTGAGGACGCTTCGCGATCAGATATGAACTATCTGGTAGAATTTGCAATGGAGGCCAAAAAGGCCGGTGCAAACCGTATCCGTTATTGTGATACGATCGGGATTCTCGATCCTTTTCTAACCTTGGACAGAATCAAAACCTTAAGAGAACGCGCCGATATTGATGTGGAGATGCATACGCATAATGATTTCGGGATGGCGACGGCCAACGCTTTAGCCGGAGTGAAGGCTGGAGCCAGATTTATCGGTGTGACGGTGAACGGCCTTGGAGAAAGAGCTGGCAATGCAGCGCTGGAAGAAGTCGTCATGGCTCTGAAATACCTGGAAGAAATAAACCTTGGCTTTGTCACGGAGCGATTTGTGGAATTATCCGAATACGTCTCCAGGGCTTCAGGACGAATCCTTCCGCCCTGGAAAGCCATTGTCGGCAGCAATATGTTTGCGCATGAATCCGGTATTCATGCCGACGGCGCATTGAAGAATCCGAAAACCTATGAGGTATTCCGTCCTGAAGAAGTCGGGCTGGAAAGGCAGATTGTGATCGGTAAGCATTCAGGTACAGCCTCGATTAAAGCGAAATTCAGGGAATATGGCAGAGAGCTTACCTCTGAGCAAGCTGATAAGGTCCTGAAGCATGTAAGATCCCTTGCAGTCGATATGAAACGTTCACTTTTCGATAAGGAACTGATTTATATTTACAAAGACCTTTATGGAAATGAATAA